GCTCGGCAGCAATAAAGGCTTCTGCGGCTGTGACGCGGGTAGAGGCAACGGCTAGTGTATCCGGGGCATGCAGGGCAATATTGCTATTTTTCAACCGTGCCAACTCTTTTTGTGCCGCTGAGAGGTAAATACGGGTCACCGTTTTGACTTCAAGCGCGCGTTGTTTGCTGACCAAATCTGGCTGGCCTGACGTTGCTCTTTCAGTGCGTTCATCCGCAATATGGTTTACCAGTGTTTTGAGTTGGCTTTCTAAGCGCGCATTAGATTTTGGGTAATATTTATCGACATCTAATGACTGTAATTGGGCGCGGTAAGAGAAGGCTTCATCGAGAACCGATAATGCTTTTTCCCGGATGATTTCTGCCTTGGCAATATTGAGGTTGAATTGATTTAATGCTTCTTCGGCGGCTTGGATATTGGTTCGAGAACTGAAGAATCCTGTGCTGCTATGGGCTTTGCCCGGATCGGTTTCAAATACCGCGTAATACTCTTTGGCGTCACTGAGTGCCTTATCTGCATCCTGATAGTATTTGGTTGCAAACCATTGAAGTTCATCTTCTTTTGCGCTATCACGCTTATCTTCTGCTTGGCGTAAACTGTGAGCAATTGAATGAATTTGAGTGGAAACGCCAGATTGATTGCTGTCGAGTGGAAGTGCTTTCGTTGCCTCGGAGTCTGATGCACAGCCCGATAGAAGTACAGTAACAGCGATCGCTGTTAGTGTTAGTCCCTTTTTCATTACGGCTCCAATTGGTATATATGAGTGAAGTTTATTTATGAATATTATTAGTATTTTTAATAAAAGATTGTAGAACGATATAAATATAAGATAAACACCCAGCCGTAAAATAGTTATTTTCAAAAAAGGGGTAAGTATATTTTAGTTATCAGTGTTTATTGTTCTGCCATTTATTTGACGGCCGGTTTTATGGCAAGAATATGCTTACCGAGCTGGGTAGATACTGACAATTGTGAGACTGAGTGGCCGGGGAGTATGCAAGCTGATAGGTTCAAGTTAACCGGGGCGTGGTAATTTTGACAGGGGGGATAGCCAAGGCTGCGGCAGGCAAGGCTATCGATATTTTCGAATTCCTAGGGACGGTTCTTACTTCCCTTGCTTGGCTTTTAGTTTTGCTTCCAGATCATTTTTGACTATCTTGATAGCCGACAGCGCGGTTTCAGGATCAATCTCGTTACTCTCTAGGAGATAAATGAGATCAACCGCCAGTTTGATGTCGTCAGGGGCGTTGTCGAGTGGTGATGAGGTCGAGTCTGTCATAGTGCTCACAGGGTTGGTGAATAACGCGAACTAGCGCAGTGCCAGTACATCCATGGCTGAGTATATAAGCTGAGCGTGTAGGTTGACCAGCTGTTGGTGTTCGCTTCGGTAACCGCCACCAACGACTGCGGCGACAGGAATACCGGCGTCATGGCAATGGCTGAGTACCAAGTGATCGCGCTGGTAGATCCCCTGGGTACAGACATTGAAGTAGCCCAACTCATCGTGCTGGTGGATATCAACCCCAGCGTCATAGATCACCATATCGGGTTGGTGTTGCGCCAGAGCCAAGGGCAAGATCCCGCGAAAGGCATCCAGGTACTCGCGGGTGGTTGTTTCCCGCGGTAGGGCCAGATCGATATCCGAATCAGGCTTACGGGCCGGGAAATTTTTGTCGCAGTGTACAGAAAAGGTGATGATCCTTGGATCATCTGCCAGTAGCGTTGCGGTACCGTCGCCTTGGTGGACATCACAGTCGATGATCATGACTTTATCGATCCCGTCCAGGGTCAGGGCGTGGCGAGCTGCCAGCGCTAAATCGTTGACCAGGCAAAAGCCACTGCCAAAATCATGGTGGGCGTGGTGATAGCCGCCACTGAGGTGAATACCCAGGCCGTACTGGTAGGCTAAATCGACGGTCAATTTGGTCCCGCCAGACGAGGTCAGGGTGCGCGCGATGAGCTGCGCACTCCAAGGAAAACCAATTCGGCGCATTTGGGCTGCCGGTAGCGTGTTTCCGAACAGTCCATCAATATAGTCAGGGTGGTGGAGCTGTTTGATTTCCGCGATATCAACAGGCTGTGGGCAGTGTAACCGGAGCTGGGGATGCGAATGAAGCTTCAGCGCTTGCTCCAGATACTCATACAGCATGCGATATTTGTTGATAGGGTAGCGGTGCTCCGGCGGCAGCTCGAGCTGTGAGTATATTGGGTGGTAAACCAGATGCAGTGCCATTAGCCTTTACGCTCCCGCATACTGATTTGCTTTTCAATTTTTGCCAGTGCGATTTTGCAGCGACGCAAGCGTTCGGCCAATGTCGCCGCTTCGTTTTGTAATACTTGTTGCTCATCGGCAGAGCGGCACTGGCTCAGCGCCCTCTCCTTGTGCCGCTGCATGTTCGCAAGACGTTTTGCCCAGACCTGATGCTGGGCGAGATCTTGCTTGAGTTCATAAATTGGCTTGCGTCGGCTTCTCGTTCGTTGTGGTTCATTTTTGCGGATTTGCTGTGTGGCCAGTTCCCGTTGTACCGCCTGGATTTGTGAAACAATGCGTTCACAAATATGCTGGGTACGGCTGGGGTTGAGTTTGCCTTGGCTGTGCTCACGGCTGAGTGCCAGGATTTCTTCACGGATCTCTTCAACGCAAGGAACCAGCAGCTTGCTGCGGCAATGAAACAGCTGCTCATCAAATAGCGGGCGCTGGGCTTCTCCCCGTTTGCTATCGGTATTGGCGGCCTCGTCGGCCAACTGGGTGGCGAGGTCTTCCAGTCGTTGGAAGTCGAGCATGGTATGACTCCAGATTCAGCGGCCGGTTAAAACCAAGCCTGCAGGGCCAGTTTGATGGCCAAAATAATCACCACGGTGACAAAGACAGGCCGGATGAAACGTGCGCCGAAGCGAATGGCGGAATGGGCGCCGATATAGGCACCGATCATCAAGCAGACGCCCATTGTCAGGCCCAGTATCACATTAATATGCCCTAAGATAGCAAAGGTCACCAGCGAGGTCAGGTTACTGGTAAAGTTCATAGCCTTGGATAGCCCCGAAGCCATCAAGATATCCAACCGGTAGAGGGCCATGTTAGAGACGGTCCAGAACGCCCCGGTACCGGGGCCGGCAACGCCATCGTAGAAACCTAGGCTGGTGCCTTGTACCCACTGCTTTTTTGTCAGGCTTGCGGACTTTTCGGGCAGACTGTGGCTGTTTCCCTTTGGGTGCGGATGCCAAAGGGTATATAGCGCCGTGGCCAAGATAACCAACGGCAGCATTTTTTCCAGCCATTCGGTGGCAATCAAATCAACCACCAGGGTCCCGGCAATCGCACCAATCAGGGTCGCAACGAACGACTGGCGCCAGAATGAAGGCGAAAAGAGCTGCTTTCTGTAGTAGGTCCAGGCGGCTGTCGACGAGGCAAATGTTGCCGCGAGCTTGTTGGTACCTAATGCTATGTGGGGCGGTAGACCAATAGACAGCAGAGCTGGGACGGTCAGCATACCGCCACCGCCGGCAACCGCATCGATAAAACCGGCGAGTAGGGCTACCAGTCCAAGCAGGAGCCACATGCTTGGCTCAATCATGTCAATCATTGTTAATTACCTACAATCAGACGTGTTCGATAACACGTTCGAAAGGTGGCAGCGAATCGAGCAAAGCCTTGCCATAGCGCCGGGTGATCACCCGGCGGTCGAGCAATACCACCCGACCCGAATCTTCTTCTTTGCGCAGCAAGCGGCCGACCGATTGGATCAGTTTCTTGCTGGCTTCCGGGACTGAAATTTGTAAAAACGGGTTGCCGCCCCGGCTTTCGATGTACTCGGCATGCGCTTCTTCAACTGGTGAGGTCGGCACCGCGAATGGAATCTTGGTGATGATCAGGTTTTTGAGTAAATTACCTGGCAAATCAAGCCCTTCAGAGAAGCTTCCTGTGCCAAATAAAATACTGGTTTTACCTTTTTGACAGTTCTCTTTATGTTTTTTTAGAATGATGTGGCGCGATTCCTCGCCTTGGATCAGCAGCTCCCAGCGATTTTTCTTCGCCAGCGGGCGTAGTTTGTCGGCCACTTGGTTCATCTGCCAATAGGACGAAAACAGTACCAGGCTAGAGGTTTCACCTTCGAGGTACTCCGGCAGGGTGTCGATAAGCAAATCGGTAAACTTGTCAGCCTGTGGCTCCAGTGGTAGGGCCGGGATCACCAAGCGTGCGTTATTTTTGTAGTCAAACGGCGAGGCCAAGGCCAAGAACCGGGTTGCTTCCTTTTCGAAGATACCGGCCTGGCGGCAAAAATAATCAAACTGGTTCAATGCCCTTAGGGTCGCAGAAACCAAAATAGAGCCGACTGCACGGCTCCAGAGCAGTTGGTCGAGGCGGTGGCCGACTTCCAGCGGCGAGACTTCGATGATGTAGTCATTCTCCCTATCCGGACTTTTTTCTATCCAGCGGGCTAAAGGTGCCCCTTTGTCCTTGTTGGGCTGGGCCATGAGGTTCCAGACCTTTTCAAGGTTTTCCAGACGCTGCAGGTAAAAGCCAGACTCAGTAAGCGCCTGCTCACCAACCCTTGGCAAAATTTCATTGTCTTTGCTGCGCTCGGAGATCAGGTCGTGAATTTTCCCCAGCGCCTGCAGGGCTTTCTTGCTGGCATCTTTGCAGCCCTTTGCCTCTTCTTGCAGCCATGCAGGCAGTTCACCGTGCTCAAAGCGGTAAACGCCGTCCTTGTTGAACTGGGCATCGTCGATACTGTTGGCGATCTGGCGCAGGGAGGGGATCAGCAAGGCGATATTTTCGCTCAGCGCGGTCTGGAAACGGCCTGATTTCTTGTAATCGGCCAGCTCTGCCAGTCTACCGACAGACTGATTGAGCTTTTCTAGCCAGTTGGCGGCCCCTTTAAGGCTCGCCGCTGCCGATGAAAAGTCACGTGCAACCTGCGGCAGGTGGTGGGCCTCGTCGATGACATAGATGGTTTTTTCCGGCTCCGGCAAGATGATACCGCCGCCCAGCTCAATATCGGCCATCAGCAGGGCATGGTTGGCAATGATGACATCGGCTTTTTCCAGGTGTTCGCGGGCCTTGGCAAATGGGCAATCCCGGTGCTTGGGCAGGCCGGCATGGCAACTGTGTTTGTCAGCGACAATCTGCTGCCAGACACGATCGGGGATGGTGGTTGGCCAGCTGTCGCGGTCACCGTCCCATTTTCCGCTCTCGCTGGCTATCAACATCCGCTTCAAAATATCTAAATCAGACTTTTTAGGTTTTTCATCCCACAAGCTAACCTGTTGATTTTCATCACTGCTACAGCTGGTTTCCAGTTTGTGGTTGCAACAATAGCGCTGTCGGCCCTTTGCCAGGATGAAGCTGAACTCTTTAGGGTAAATACGGTTAAACAGCGGCAGGTCTTTGTTGATCAGCTGCTCTTGCAGGGCAACGGTGGCCGTTGATATCAATATTTTCTTGTTATTGAACACGGCAAAAGGGATGGCTCCTAGTAGATAGGAGAGCGATTTACCGATCCCAGTGCCAGCTTCGGCAACCAGCATGCGGTGCTTGGCATGGTATTCGCCGCCCAAGGTTTTGGCAATTTCAGCCACCAGATAGTTTTGAGCCCTTCTAGGTATAAAGTTATCGAGCTGGTTGCTCAGGTTCTCGTAGCACTGCTTGATATCACTTTTTATCTGGTTGTGTAGCATAACTGAAACTTCATAGGGACAGGGTGCGGCATTATAGCACGAACATCTGGATGTGACCGCTCGCAGGTTTTTGTTATTTGCCTTTTAAAAATGAGAACCAGTTCACGAAATAAGATTGAACTTGTTTCGTTGTATGTGGGGCGAGCGCTATTCAATGCTAAATCACCACAAGTTCCTGCTCTGAGTGGTGAATTGTGCTTTTATTGTCCTTTTTTTTCTCGATTTGTAGTTTTTTATGTTGATGCTTGATGGGTTACTTTTTTATGAATAGGCTTTTTTTATATTAAAACAATGCTCAATTAGCACGCAGACGCTCTGTAAGTAACTGAATTAAATGGTTGTTGATGTTTTTTTAGTTTGAATTTAGAAGATTTGACATCAAGAGGAATATTCTGTCAGGATGAGTTCCATAAATTTCGACTCTTTGGTTTTCTTATTGCGTTATATGTTCATAAGGCATGGGAAACTGGGGATAAAAAAAGAAAAGGAATTCTGGAAACAGGAATTCCAGTCTAAATAAGAAAAGGCAGTGGATATCATGAAAAAGACTCTTCTAGCACTATCAGTACTAGCAGCAGGTTCAGCACAAGCTGGTGTAAACCTATATGACGAAAACGGTGTAATCGTTGACCTTTCAGCTGCAGCTGAAGTTCAGTACATTCAAGAATACACACCAAACAGCGACCCGTTCCTACGTTTGGATGACGGTGACCTAGCGCTAAACACCACTATCGCGGTTAACAGCCAGTTGAATGCGGTTGCTGGTATTGCCTTCGCATTCGAAGATAGCGATGTTAAGAACGACGAGCTATGGGTTGGTCTTGGTGGCGACTTCGGTACTGTTACTTTCGGTCGCCAGCTATTGATTGCTGATGACTCAGGTATCGGTAAAGACTACGAGCTAGGCGGTGACGGTCTAGATTTCGTTCAGGCTGAAGGCGATCAAACTGTTAAGTACGTATACGACAACGGCCAGTTCTACGCGGGTATTTCTGCTGTTATTGCTGAAGACAACAAAGACACAACAGCAGACACAAGCATCGTTGATGGCCGTCTAGGTGCTCGTTTCGGTAACTTCGATGCGCGTGTATACCTATACTCTGGCTCTGATGTGAGCGGCGACTTCGTTAGCTTCTTTGGTCAAAATGGTTCTTTGGACATCGACGGCTACAACCTAGAAGCGGAATACTTCATGGATGCATTCGCGCTAGCTGCCTCTTTCGGCCAGATCGAGTATGAAGATGCAACTTCTGCTAACAAAGGTAAAGTTGAAGCAGACACAGCAGCACTTGCTGGTTCATACACTATGAACCAAACTACTTTTGCTCTTGGTTACACTTACCTAGGTTGGGATGAAAAGCCAACCGCTGGTGGTAAGACTTCTGATGACGTAAACACTTTCTACGCGAACGTGACTCAGCAGCTACACAGCAATGTTAAAGCTTACGGTGAAATCGGCTACACAGACGCTGATGACGCAGAGTTCGGCTACGTAGTAGGTATGGAAGTAGTATTCTAATCGTCTTTTTCGGTTAAAAACTCTCCTAAAAAGCCGCCTTCACAGGCGGCTTTTTGTTATCTTAGTGGTGACAAAATTGTGTTATGACAGTAAGTAAGGGATTGATAATGAAAAAATGGTTAGTGACCCTTGGGCTATTGGCGCTGCCGCTGGGCGTGCAGGCCGCCACATTGAGCACCGGCAATAACATCAAGCTGCTGGTGGTCGACGGCAAAAAGGTCGATTCGTCGTTCTGGTCCGAAACTGACAGCATCGAGCTGACGGAAGGGCGCCACCAGGTGGTGGTCCGCTTTGACGGCGAGCTCAAAGACGGCTCGAAGAGCAAAATGTATACCACACGTCCTTACTTGTTCGAAATGGACGTCCCGAAGCAAGATGCCACCATTGTCTTGCCCCGTCTATCGACCCTGAGCCAGGCCAAAGCGTATTTCCAACGCGGCCCAGAATGGCAGCTTGAGCTGGCGGATGGGACTTCCCGGCTCCTAAACCATGTCGAGCTGCAGGGCAAGGGCTTTGCCGCCTTCAGCGATATGGAAGCGGTCGTGGCCGAGTACAACCGCGAGCACGGTATTACCTTTGAAGAGGGGTATGCGGTCGATCTCGAGCAGGCGGCGGTGGAAGTCAGTGATAAAGGGGAAGTGAGCATCACTGGTGATGCCTTTGTCCAGCTCAAGCTGTGGTACAGCAAGGCGAATGCGGAAGAAAGGGCTGCTTTCGAGCAATGGGTGCAGCAGCAATCAGCACCTTAACACTGTTATTAGCTGCGATAACCAGCAAACAAGGTAGTCGAATATAACGAGATGTTCGAAATAACAATAGGCGGGAGAGCCCGCTTATTGTCGGTGTTAGCTATCGTGGTGGTAGCGGCTGTGCTCGCGGCAGCTACTGCAGCGCGGCTGGGCCGGATCTTGTTCGAGATCTTCGAGGGCAATTTCTTCTTCGCAATCGACACACAGCCCGTACATCCCCAGTTTCACCGAGCACACGGCAGCGTCGACACGTTCCATCCGGGCGGCCAAGTCAAACAGGTTGGGAATAAAAGACGATTTGGCCATCACGATTAATTCGCTAAGTTCCGCATTCTCAATCGCCGTTGCCGATGGCACTAGGGTATTGAGCAGCATCTCGTGTTTGAGTTCGCGTGACAACATTCCGTGCTCTTGTTCAAGGCGCTGCTGCAGTTGATCGTAAAGTTTATCTGACGTTGTCATAAGCCTTTCATTCTTTTTATTTGTGATTATTTCAGTCTAAGACGATTCTTGAGAACGATTGTGATTTGAATCAAACAATTATGGGGTTGTATGACAATAACCTTATTTTCTCTCGGTTTTTGTCGTAGCGCGATTCCGCTATATTGACAGCACTTATAAATGATGGCCCAGGAGCCATTAACACCAAATCAGTCAATAAAGGAAGTGTACCATGGAGCAGGGATTTCAAGATCCGTATAATAATGGAATGGTCGCCCCTCTCTCAGCCGTCTACTATGGCGGTAACTGCGGGAAAGGAGAACGAGCATGACGATGACAACTGTCGGTATCGACTTAGCGAAAAACGTATTCCAGCTTCATGGGGTTGATCAGCATGGTAAGACCGTACTGAAAAAGAAACTGAAACGACATCAACTCTCCACCTTCTTCGCTAATGTAGAGCCCTGCCTGATTGGAATGGAAGCTTGCAGTGGTGCTCACTTCTGGGCTCGGACTTTAGGGAACCTGGGCCATACCGTGAAGCTAATGGCCCCTCAGTTTGTTAAGCCCTACGTCAAAACCAACAAAAATGATGCCGCAGATGCCGAAGCCATTTGTGAGGCGGTAACCCGGCCGAACATGCGCTTTGTCTCGATAAAATCACCGGATCAGCAGGCATTGCTTTCCCTTCACCGGGCCAGGGCCGGTTTTATCAAAACCCAAACTGCACAAATCAACCAAATCAGGGGACTGCTGACCGAGTTTGGGATTGTCCTGCCTACCGGTAAAGTCGCGATACACAAACATGTCCCCACCATCTTAGAAGATGCCGAGAACGCCTTGCCCGATACGTTCCGCCAGGTGCTGTCACGACTCTATGATCATTTAACCGAACTGAGTGAGCATATTGAGCAATTTGACCAGTCACTCAAAGCACACTTCAAGCATTGCGAACTGAGCCAACGGATAGCGTCACTACCAGGCATCGGCCTGATCAGTGCCACCGCGATCGTCGGCACCATTGGTGACGGCTCTGAATTCAAAAACGGGAGGCAGCTGTCCGCCTGGCTAGGACTGGTTCCCCGACAACACTCCAGCGGGGGTAAAAATATCTTACTCGGCATGAGCAAGCGAGGCGATGCCTACCTCCGAACCCTGCTCATTCACGGCGCCCGCTCCGTCCTGATAGCCAGAAGTCACCAGGTACCGCCAGAGAGTTGGTTGGGCGGGCTTATCAACCGGCGCAATAAAAACGTGGCGGCGGTAGCACTGGCCAACAAAAATGCCCGGACGTTATGGGCAATGCTGACACGTGGCGAAGACTACAACCCCAAGCGGTACCCGGATGCCTTTGCCGGGTAATTTCGTCAAACAGGGCTGTATTTAACATATGATACCTAATCCGCACCACGAAAAAAATTTTCGCGACAAAAAGCGGCTGAACAAGGTAAAAACCAATGAAAACAGAGTGACTTTAGAGCCTGATAGCACGTTGTAAGAATGTTATCAGTGTTACCAACAGACTGTCGGCGAAATCCGACGGTGAAGCAGGCAAAAACATACCCAAACCGATTGCTAGAGGTAAACACGATTTAAAGGCCAAACAGGTAAGACCGAGACTCAATGAACCTGCATTTAACATGGCATAGTGATTTTGCTAATGCGTCATTATGATAAGGCTTGGGTCAGCGGAATCCTTTAGGGACAGCGGCATACATGCCGAACTAAGTCCGGATGTATGACTGCAATCTTAACCAGTTTGATTTTTTAGAGCGTGGGTACTTGGCAAACCGGGGCGACCATGTATGTTAAATATTTCTTCGGCTTTATTGCCGTATTGGCGCTGCCGACGTTGCCCGCTATCCTGACTTGGGTAGGCATGCTTAGCTCATAAGCATCAGCGCGTTACCCCAAGCTTGACACAAATACCAACAATCTAGTGGTTGTTGGTATTTTTGTTTGCGTTAGCATAGGTATAAACTCGTATTAATGGTAAATAGCCGTTTACTATGGTTAGGAAGAATGGTTAAAAAGACACTTTTTTTGCTGGGTGGTTGGATCTGTGTGGCTTTGGGGCTGCTCGGGGCCTTTCTGCCGCTGTTGCCGACCACCCCCTTTCTGCTGCTTGCCAGTGCGTGTTTTATGCGTGGCTCGCCAACGCTTAACCATTGGTTGCTGCACCACCCGAGATTCGGGTCGATTTTGCACAATTGGCACCATCACCGTGCGGTTTCGAAGCATGTCAAGCGAAGGGCCAATGTCATGATCGTCGCCAGCTTTGCCCTATCTGTATACCTGGTTCCTTTGCTTTGGCACAAAGTGATGCTAGTGGCCATGTTGGTGGTGCTGCTTGTTTGGTTCAACCGATTGCCTGAGCGGGATCCCCCCACACCGCAGAGCTAATTTTACTGCCAATGCTATCTGGATCATCCTATCGGGGCTGAGTGCGCCGCAATCCTTGCCCCGCTTGGGGAAAAAAATTACTATTTGAACCAGTTTTTCAGCAGTATGCCGGCATGCTGCTGTGTTGTTCAGTTATGGCTCCGCGGCCTTGCCGTTTTGGGAGCATGGAAAAATATTATGACTCAAGAAAAGCTCGCGTTGATCAAAAATAGCATCAAATCCATTCCTGATTACCCTAAGCCAGGGATCCTGTTCCGTGATGTGACGAGCCTGATGGAAGATCCGGAAGCTTACCGTGCGACAATGCAGATCCTTATCGAGCAATATAAGGGTAAAGGGATCACCAAGGTGATCGGTACTGAGGCGCGTGGTTTTTTGTTCGGGGCGCCTCTCGCGCTGGAGTTGGGCGTGGGCTTTGTGCCGGTGCGCAAGCCAGGTAAATTGCCGCGCGAAGTGATTGGCGAGAGCTATGAGCTTGAGTATGGCCAAGATACCCTGGAGATCCATGTGGATGCGATCAAAGAGGGCGACAAGGTTTTGCTGGTGGACGATCTGTTGGCAACGGGCGGAACCATCGAAGCAACGACGAAACTGGTCCGCCGCTTGGGCGGTGTAGTAGAAGATGCTGCCTTCGTTATCAACTTACCGGATATCGGTGGTGAGGAGCGCCTGAAAGGTATCGGCCTGAGTGTCTTTAGCCTATGCGACTTCGACGGTCACTAATTCTCTTCTGTTAATGCAGATGCTCAGCTCCTCTGGGTCTTATTTTTCGGGGAGCTGGCTAATCATTGGGCGCTCGTAGGCGCGTTCTCTCGCTCAAAAATCCTCCCTGTGCTAGCATTGAGTTCTTGATTCTGTAAGGTTAGTTAACATGAGTTATCAGGTTCTGGCACGTAAATGGCGCCCGCACCAGTTTGATGATGTGGTTGGTCAGTCCCACGTATTGACGGCGCTGGCCAATGCGCTTGCCCACAACCGTCTTCACCATGCCTATTTGTTCAGTGGAACGAGAGGGGTCGGTAAAACCACGATTGCCCGTATTTTTGCCAAGGGTTTGAACTGCGAGCAGGGTGTTACGGCCTCGCCATGTGGCCAGTGTCAAACCTGCCGTGAAATCGATGAGGGGCGCTTTGTCGATTTGTTGGAAATCGATGCGGCATCGCGTACCAAGGTGGAAGATACCCGGGAGCTGCTCGATAACGTTCAGTACAAACCGGCCCGTGGACGCTACAAGGTTTACCTGATTGACGAGGTGCACATGTTGTCTCGTCATAGCTTTAACGCCTTATTGAAAACGCTGGAAGAGCCGCCTGA
This Photobacterium gaetbulicola Gung47 DNA region includes the following protein-coding sequences:
- a CDS encoding OmpH porin-like protein H precursor (COG3203), coding for MKKTLLALSVLAAGSAQAGVNLYDENGVIVDLSAAAEVQYIQEYTPNSDPFLRLDDGDLALNTTIAVNSQLNAVAGIAFAFEDSDVKNDELWVGLGGDFGTVTFGRQLLIADDSGIGKDYELGGDGLDFVQAEGDQTVKYVYDNGQFYAGISAVIAEDNKDTTADTSIVDGRLGARFGNFDARVYLYSGSDVSGDFVSFFGQNGSLDIDGYNLEAEYFMDAFALAASFGQIEYEDATSANKGKVEADTAALAGSYTMNQTTFALGYTYLGWDEKPTAGGKTSDDVNTFYANVTQQLHSNVKAYGEIGYTDADDAEFGYVVGMEVVF
- a CDS encoding adenine phosphoribosyltransferase (COG0503) gives rise to the protein MPACCCVVQLWLRGLAVLGAWKNIMTQEKLALIKNSIKSIPDYPKPGILFRDVTSLMEDPEAYRATMQILIEQYKGKGITKVIGTEARGFLFGAPLALELGVGFVPVRKPGKLPREVIGESYELEYGQDTLEIHVDAIKEGDKVLLVDDLLATGGTIEATTKLVRRLGGVVEDAAFVINLPDIGGEERLKGIGLSVFSLCDFDGH
- a CDS encoding hypothetical protein (COG2832) translates to MVKKTLFLLGGWICVALGLLGAFLPLLPTTPFLLLASACFMRGSPTLNHWLLHHPRFGSILHNWHHHRAVSKHVKRRANVMIVASFALSVYLVPLLWHKVMLVAMLVVLLVWFNRLPERDPPTPQS
- a CDS encoding ATP-dependent DNA helicase DinG (COG1199), with product MLHNQIKSDIKQCYENLSNQLDNFIPRRAQNYLVAEIAKTLGGEYHAKHRMLVAEAGTGIGKSLSYLLGAIPFAVFNNKKILISTATVALQEQLINKDLPLFNRIYPKEFSFILAKGRQRYCCNHKLETSCSSDENQQVSLWDEKPKKSDLDILKRMLIASESGKWDGDRDSWPTTIPDRVWQQIVADKHSCHAGLPKHRDCPFAKAREHLEKADVIIANHALLMADIELGGGIILPEPEKTIYVIDEAHHLPQVARDFSSAAASLKGAANWLEKLNQSVGRLAELADYKKSGRFQTALSENIALLIPSLRQIANSIDDAQFNKDGVYRFEHGELPAWLQEEAKGCKDASKKALQALGKIHDLISERSKDNEILPRVGEQALTESGFYLQRLENLEKVWNLMAQPNKDKGAPLARWIEKSPDRENDYIIEVSPLEVGHRLDQLLWSRAVGSILVSATLRALNQFDYFCRQAGIFEKEATRFLALASPFDYKNNARLVIPALPLEPQADKFTDLLIDTLPEYLEGETSSLVLFSSYWQMNQVADKLRPLAKKNRWELLIQGEESRHIILKKHKENCQKGKTSILFGTGSFSEGLDLPGNLLKNLIITKIPFAVPTSPVEEAHAEYIESRGGNPFLQISVPEASKKLIQSVGRLLRKEEDSGRVVLLDRRVITRRYGKALLDSLPPFERVIEHV
- a CDS encoding transposase IS116/IS110/IS902 family protein (COG3547) produces the protein MTMTTVGIDLAKNVFQLHGVDQHGKTVLKKKLKRHQLSTFFANVEPCLIGMEACSGAHFWARTLGNLGHTVKLMAPQFVKPYVKTNKNDAADAEAICEAVTRPNMRFVSIKSPDQQALLSLHRARAGFIKTQTAQINQIRGLLTEFGIVLPTGKVAIHKHVPTILEDAENALPDTFRQVLSRLYDHLTELSEHIEQFDQSLKAHFKHCELSQRIASLPGIGLISATAIVGTIGDGSEFKNGRQLSAWLGLVPRQHSSGGKNILLGMSKRGDAYLRTLLIHGARSVLIARSHQVPPESWLGGLINRRNKNVAAVALANKNARTLWAMLTRGEDYNPKRYPDAFAG
- a CDS encoding histone deacetylase/AcuC/AphA family protein (COG0123), which codes for MALHLVYHPIYSQLELPPEHRYPINKYRMLYEYLEQALKLHSHPQLRLHCPQPVDIAEIKQLHHPDYIDGLFGNTLPAAQMRRIGFPWSAQLIARTLTSSGGTKLTVDLAYQYGLGIHLSGGYHHAHHDFGSGFCLVNDLALAARHALTLDGIDKVMIIDCDVHQGDGTATLLADDPRIITFSVHCDKNFPARKPDSDIDLALPRETTTREYLDAFRGILPLALAQHQPDMVIYDAGVDIHQHDELGYFNVCTQGIYQRDHLVLSHCHDAGIPVAAVVGGGYRSEHQQLVNLHAQLIYSAMDVLALR
- a CDS encoding hypothetical protein (COG0730) produces the protein MIDMIEPSMWLLLGLVALLAGFIDAVAGGGGMLTVPALLSIGLPPHIALGTNKLAATFASSTAAWTYYRKQLFSPSFWRQSFVATLIGAIAGTLVVDLIATEWLEKMLPLVILATALYTLWHPHPKGNSHSLPEKSASLTKKQWVQGTSLGFYDGVAGPGTGAFWTVSNMALYRLDILMASGLSKAMNFTSNLTSLVTFAILGHINVILGLTMGVCLMIGAYIGAHSAIRFGARFIRPVFVTVVIILAIKLALQAWF
- a CDS encoding hypothetical protein (COG3110); amino-acid sequence: MKKWLVTLGLLALPLGVQAATLSTGNNIKLLVVDGKKVDSSFWSETDSIELTEGRHQVVVRFDGELKDGSKSKMYTTRPYLFEMDVPKQDATIVLPRLSTLSQAKAYFQRGPEWQLELADGTSRLLNHVELQGKGFAAFSDMEAVVAEYNREHGITFEEGYAVDLEQAAVEVSDKGEVSITGDAFVQLKLWYSKANAEERAAFEQWVQQQSAP
- a CDS encoding DksA-type zinc finger protein (COG1734) — encoded protein: MTTSDKLYDQLQQRLEQEHGMLSRELKHEMLLNTLVPSATAIENAELSELIVMAKSSFIPNLFDLAARMERVDAAVCSVKLGMYGLCVDCEEEIALEDLEQDPAQPRCSSCREHSRYHHDS
- a CDS encoding primosomal replication protein N`` (COG3923) — translated: MLDFQRLEDLATQLADEAANTDSKRGEAQRPLFDEQLFHCRSKLLVPCVEEIREEILALSREHSQGKLNPSRTQHICERIVSQIQAVQRELATQQIRKNEPQRTRSRRKPIYELKQDLAQHQVWAKRLANMQRHKERALSQCRSADEQQVLQNEAATLAERLRRCKIALAKIEKQISMRERKG